The Candidatus Accumulibacter similis genome has a segment encoding these proteins:
- the secG gene encoding preprotein translocase subunit SecG, giving the protein MDYLFFLVLMVHILAAIGVIGLVLVQHGKGADMGAAFGSGASGSLFGATGSANFLSRATAVLATVFFVTSLSLAFLASSKPKTTGSVMQDAVNSAPVQVPPVGGVDKGAGPSDPDSKAKDIPK; this is encoded by the coding sequence ATGGACTATCTTTTCTTTCTGGTTCTCATGGTGCACATCCTGGCGGCCATTGGCGTGATCGGGCTTGTGCTGGTACAACATGGCAAAGGAGCCGACATGGGAGCCGCGTTCGGCAGTGGTGCGTCGGGAAGCCTTTTTGGCGCGACCGGTTCGGCCAACTTCCTCAGTCGCGCCACCGCGGTCCTGGCAACGGTGTTCTTCGTGACCAGTCTTTCACTGGCCTTCCTGGCTTCCAGCAAGCCAAAAACGACTGGCAGTGTGATGCAGGATGCGGTAAACTCAGCGCCTGTTCAGGTGCCGCCGGTGGGCGGCGTTGACAAGGGTGCTGGCCCATCGGATCCCGATTCGAAGGCGAAGGATATCCCCAAGTGA
- a CDS encoding hydrolase 1, exosortase A system-associated, translating to MSVVERALLFPCEGEQLVAIVAASSQIQAVAGSGNHCGSDRRGGAVGDNRPSPAVPEALPTPVCGVLIIVGGPQYRVGSHRQFVLLSRRLAGEGYPAMRFDYRGMGDAGGAMRSFEDVRADIGAAIEAFQRAVPSLRRIVLWGLCDAASAALLYVQATPDPRLGGLVLLNPWVRSEASQARTQIKHYYGRRLLQKDFWSKLASGRMEVGKSVRELLLAAIRSRRRTAAEVDPVRQSFQDGMAAGWRGFAGQMLLILSGDDYTAKEFLEYAARDQAWAGLLEAANVHRVDLAAADHTFSSCLLRSQVEDATLSWLATLGGRQQR from the coding sequence ATGAGTGTGGTGGAACGGGCACTGCTCTTTCCTTGCGAAGGCGAACAGCTGGTGGCCATTGTCGCTGCATCGTCGCAGATCCAGGCCGTCGCGGGCAGCGGCAATCACTGTGGCAGCGACCGGCGAGGCGGTGCCGTTGGTGACAATCGGCCTTCCCCGGCAGTCCCTGAGGCGTTGCCAACGCCTGTGTGCGGTGTGCTGATCATTGTTGGCGGGCCACAGTACCGGGTCGGCAGCCATCGCCAGTTCGTCCTCCTGTCTCGCAGACTGGCAGGAGAAGGCTACCCGGCGATGCGCTTCGACTACCGCGGGATGGGCGACGCCGGTGGGGCAATGCGCAGCTTCGAGGATGTGCGGGCCGACATCGGTGCGGCCATCGAGGCCTTTCAGCGCGCCGTGCCTTCGCTTCGGCGGATCGTTCTGTGGGGTCTTTGCGATGCGGCCTCGGCGGCCCTGCTGTATGTCCAGGCGACGCCAGACCCGCGACTCGGCGGCCTCGTTCTGCTCAATCCGTGGGTGCGGTCAGAGGCCAGCCAGGCGCGGACCCAAATCAAGCATTATTACGGCCGCCGCCTGCTGCAGAAGGACTTCTGGTCCAAGCTCGCCAGCGGCCGGATGGAGGTGGGCAAGTCCGTTCGGGAGTTGCTGCTTGCGGCGATACGGTCGCGTCGGCGAACTGCAGCCGAAGTGGATCCGGTGCGCCAGTCGTTTCAGGACGGCATGGCGGCGGGGTGGCGGGGGTTCGCCGGACAGATGTTGCTGATTCTCAGCGGCGATGACTACACGGCCAAGGAGTTTCTCGAGTACGCGGCAAGGGATCAGGCTTGGGCGGGTCTTCTGGAGGCGGCCAATGTGCATCGGGTCGACCTCGCAGCCGCCGACCATACCTTCTCGTCGTGCCTGCTGCGGTCACAGGTGGAGGATGCGACCCTGTCCTGGCTCGCGACGCTCGGGGGTAGGCAGCAGCGATGA
- a CDS encoding hydrolase 2, exosortase A system-associated, which translates to MALEAFFLPATPGQRFALLHWPERAREVGGAVVYVPPFAEELNKSRRMAALQARAMAAAGYAVLQIDLLGCGDSSNDLVDASWEAWLADVQLACTWLQQRTGAPLWLWGHRTGCLLANEAANRMQCVVDQLFWQPVLSGKQYLQQFLRLRLAAELAGGDGRRVMELLRQQLRQGQPVEVAGYMLSSGLAGGLEKAELLLPHRSGRVEWIEVSNRPDAGLSAAAVARLTQWQAAGQEVRGTVVGGPAFWQTSEITECNALVQASLLAMQRAPAP; encoded by the coding sequence ATGGCCCTGGAAGCCTTTTTTCTGCCGGCCACCCCGGGCCAGCGCTTTGCGCTCCTCCACTGGCCGGAAAGGGCCCGCGAGGTCGGCGGCGCAGTCGTATACGTGCCTCCGTTTGCCGAGGAGCTGAACAAGTCGAGACGGATGGCGGCCTTGCAGGCGCGGGCGATGGCAGCTGCTGGATATGCTGTGTTGCAGATCGACCTCCTGGGTTGTGGTGATAGTTCCAATGACCTGGTCGATGCCTCTTGGGAGGCTTGGCTTGCGGACGTGCAACTCGCCTGTACCTGGTTGCAGCAAAGGACTGGCGCACCGTTGTGGCTGTGGGGCCATCGCACAGGCTGCCTGCTGGCCAATGAGGCGGCCAATCGCATGCAGTGCGTGGTCGACCAGCTGTTCTGGCAACCAGTGCTTTCCGGCAAGCAGTATCTGCAGCAGTTCCTGCGTCTGCGGCTGGCCGCAGAGCTTGCCGGAGGTGACGGCAGGCGCGTCATGGAACTGTTGCGTCAGCAGTTGCGACAGGGGCAACCGGTCGAGGTTGCTGGCTACATGCTGTCATCGGGCCTGGCCGGCGGACTGGAGAAGGCGGAGCTGTTGTTGCCGCACCGCTCCGGTCGGGTTGAATGGATCGAAGTCTCGAATCGCCCCGACGCCGGCCTGTCTGCTGCCGCTGTTGCACGCCTGACGCAATGGCAGGCAGCTGGTCAGGAAGTGCGAGGCACGGTGGTGGGTGGACCTGCCTTCTGGCAGACCAGCGAGATCACTGAATGCAATGCGCTGGTGCAAGCCAGCTTGCTGGCAATGCAGCGGGCCCCGGCACCATGA